The Portunus trituberculatus isolate SZX2019 chromosome 27, ASM1759143v1, whole genome shotgun sequence DNA window gccacaatccctcgagttacatcccgtacctatttactgttaggtgaacagggggatacacattaagaggcttgcccatttgcctcgctgcttaccgggactcTAACCCttccctctcggttgtgagccgagcgtgctaaccactacactacgcggtgtgtgtgtgtgtgtgtgtgtgtgtgtgtgtgtgtgtgtgtgtgtgtgtgtgtgtgtgtgtgtgtgtgtgtgtgtgtgtgtgtgtgtgtgtttgtttgtttagctctctctctctctctctctctctctctctctctctctctctctctctttctctttctctctttccctttctcttctctcttttacgcACACAAGCAATAAAAATGACgacgtgagagaaagagagagagagagagagagagagagagagagagagagagagagagagagagagtttctgggTTTCTGGGTTTAGTCTACCAGTCTGTCTGTCGTGAGGTGTAAAATTTGACCTTTTTTCCCCTCGCAAGTCGCCATCAATGCTCTACTTCTGgacttgctcttgttcttttgttgtgtcATTTGATGCCCTgatacgtggtggtggtggtggcggctgcggcggcgttggtggtggtggtagtggtggtggtggtggtggtggtggtgggaaagagaaagtgttttttttttataatatatgtTTAATTTAGCTTAATAATGTTGATCctccttctgtgtgtttttttttttttttttgtggctgttctcttttttttattgtgtttattgtgttttttttgcctCATCCGTTTTCGTTATTTTgagttctatttcttttctttctctatgtgtttttttttttgtgtttgttctctccttttattatcgtgttttttttttttttttaggggtctTTTTTCGTTATCGCTATTTTtagttctatttcttttccgtttGTGAGTTTCCttgaattttcctttttttttttccctgtttttttgcttttgtttatgcGTATGTTAGTAATGACCTTTACATTcgctttcttcttcatgtttataTTTGTTCCTTGTTGCTTTAATTGattgcatttctctcttttatattaaCTTATTgacttttatctctccttcgcattttctttcatctcgttGTATTGTCTCCTTCCATTTGACATTTAATTTTCTGGATATTAAAAGTAtatatttgaattttttttgtgttctttttctttttttcttttacattgctTCACGCCACATTtggtattttccttatttttctatgtttttatttttatatttgtttccaTTTAAATGTTCGGTGTACGCTGGCATAAtttcatgttgtttttgtttacttaatttttttgtcCTCGTTTGAAATTCTTGTATATGtgcggaggagaggagagagaggagggtcaaGGGCGCAAGAAGATGAAACAAAATAGACAAAGCAAATACAAACAAAGGTGAAGACATTGTAAAGAGTAAAGGGTTGCTGTATATACCActcaaggaggaaatgaagaggtaagaatgagagatgaaatagaaaaattaaagaaaatagcaaaactGAAGGattgatagaaggaaagaaaggtattTGTAAATCACCACtttgggaaaaaaaggaaaaaaaaataaaataaagggcaGTGAGAAAATGGAACTTACCTCACACATtacgagaagaaggaaattaaaagcaaaggaaagtaaaagaaaatggagattatCACAACtttataagaaaaggaagaaaaaaaaaggttgcaaAAAGGAAATTATAACAACGGGAAAAAAATTAGATTAACAAgtcaaataaaacagaaagaaaaatcaaaagaaacgCGGAAACTAcaacatacaaaacaaaaagaatgaaaaaaagtcaagaaaaataacgaagacaaagaaaatcgataaaaatgaaagaaaaattgaggaaaatagaaaaaaaattacagtacAATACTACAAAGGTACGTGTTGTGGCTTTGAATGGTACGTGAGGTGCAGGGGTTACTTGTGTTAAAAGGTACTCATTGTGTATCTAGGGATTGTCAACTTGTTCTGGGGTCAAGTTAGGTCATTGGTTTGATTTGATATGGTTGGGtttgattgggttaggttaggtttagttagggttgggttaggtaaggttaagttaggttaggttgggttgggatagGTAATGTTTAGTTAGAtcaggttgtgttaggttagattaagttaggttgggttaggtttagttaggttgggttaggttaggtaaggttaggttaggttaggtatggttaggtaaggttaggctgggttaggttaggttaggttaggttgggttgggttgattttggttggtttgggttaggttaggtttagttaggtttagttaggttaggttaaagttagatttggttaggttagtttgatttaggttaagttgggttgtgtgaggttagataaggtaaggttggTTTGGGatgagttaggtttggttaattaagttagcttgggttaggttaggtttagttaggttaggtagggttaagttgggtaaggttaggtaaggttaggtggtTCAGAGTACATTCCCTTGTTCAGTATCCAGGAGACGTATCGGTTGGGTTAGgtgaaattaagttaggttgggttgcgtcacgttaggttgggttggattgtgTTGGGTTgcgtgaggttaggtaaggttaggttaggttgggttaggttgggttgggttgtgttgggatgcgtcaggttaggttgagttgggttgcgtgaggttaggttgggttgtgttgggttagtaaggttaggttgggttgggttgggttgggttgcgtgaggttaggtaaggtaaggtaaggttgggttaggttgggttgggttgcgttgggttgcgtgaggttaggtaaggtaaggtaaggttaggttgggttgggttgggttgcgtgatgttaggtaaggttaggttgggttgggttgggttgggttgggtggtTCAGACTGCATTCCAGTGTCGGTGGGTGGTATCCAGGAGGCGTATCGGTTGGGGAAACTTacatttttattacatatattttgTTCCGTCtcagatttttcctttttctttggtaGACATTTGcctttacttttatattttctttttctactttattttctttatattcttttattctccttatatgtgtaattttatttatatttactttaattttctttaatatttgtgtttactttaattttctttatatttgcttTACTTTGATGGTCTTTATATTTGCTCTACTTTGATATTTTTTGATATATGCTTTATTTcgatttttctctatattgcttttacttttactttctttatacgtttgccatttttgttgtttcattttcttggtTTTGGTCTCGTTCGTGTtcgtagttttttctttttttttttttttttacttagttttttattctaattctcgtttttattttttgtttctgtgcttcatattttaatttcttttgtttttgtttgtttttgcttttggtATTCTTGTTTCCTGTCtgctttctcttgttcttagaaattcttgctcttctctctttttctgtttcacgctctcatttatttatttatctctattcttcgtattcttatttgtttcttgCTGCTCTGCTTTCCATTTTACTGTTCTTTATTTAGACgactttaccagagagagagagagagagagagagagagagagagagagagagagagtcctttcaTCCATGCACATGCACTATATCACCTTTAAGTCATTGTGAATATTAATCTCTCTAAAGTTAGAGTGGCAATTCCTCTCCTCGTCTGATCAGGAAGCTGGAGGTTAAAAAGACATTATCATTTCCTCAGTTTTCTACCCTTGACCAAATTCCCTGACACAAAAGGAAACTCGTAAGTGAATTAAtgtatgaattaataaataaatgaataaattgatagatgGCGCTTTAATGACAGGTGTAGAcagtcaccttttttttttctggtgcatGTTGATAaagctttcatttctttattctagtTTACTTATTCATTGGTTTGACATTCATTACTGCTTgacactcaaaataaaaaagaaaagaaaaagaaagaaagaggcacGTGCGTGAGGTGCGGAGTGTAGCAAAGTGGCAAGTAACCTTCTATCTCCTGTCATTACTCTTACCTGTAGCTCAAACGTCAGACACACTGCTCTCATGTTGATCTTCCCGCACGCTGCTTTACTTGTTACTTTACTGCGTTGTTACATTTACTGGGCGCTGGAGTGACTTGgagattcttttttccttacttttatttttttttttgccttttagaCCTTGACCAGTCTTGCAATCTGAtccaaaataaaaggaaactgaaaaaaaaaagaatgtcggGGAGGTATAGTATAAACTTGACCTCTTAAAGCTGACACATTTACAAGTATTTAGCGTTAAATATTAACAGGTATACTgggataaattttttttttgtttgtatttggtGTTGGTGAAAGCGAGGCCCTTCCTAGTAAGTACGGCATgaacaaaggaatataaaagaagagcAAGTAAGAGAAAAGACTTATAAGGCATTCAACTCCTTCGCTACTTGGGTTTCTACttcagcttaaccccttcagtaccatgacgcgtttccatattcattctgcttactatctggtgattttatacaggttcagaaacttatgtggggattaaaatagtgaagactctggacactaatcatctgacctccatagacccttcctaatgtcaataaaatcgtctaatcataaacAAAttacaagataaaaatgtgtccctgtattaAAGAGGTTAATATAACATATGTATTTTCAGAAAATGATCGCGTATTGATACATTTTGTTGTGTTGCATCATTTTTACTCATTAAAATCGCATCAGGTTTTAAGAAATATTTCCTTCACTGGTGGacaatttttccttcaaatCACTTGCAAGTTTTTACACTAATTTTGCATTTAATTCCCCTATATTATTCCACTGGCGATAAGAGACAAGTAATccgttctctttttccctcccgtgTGTCCACTCAGATTATGTGTTACAGTGCTGTTCAAGTTACAAAAGGAAGACCACGAAAGTGAAAGGTTTTGTAGGAGTCACATaaccacaaaataaaaacttgctgaaacaaaaaaaaaaaaaaaaaaaaaaaaaaatgaatatattgaaaaatttcctggaaaaaataaaatggtttgGTATCACTGAACATTCCCATCTTATCTAAAACATTCCAAAACATTCAACATTTCAGCACTACCACTAAAGATGAACACATTTCAACACTGCCTCGTCAGACATCTCTAAACATCTGATTTTCATGTGTTATTTTTGAACTGAAGATTCGTAACATAATAATGAAGACATTCTTATAACATTTTTTTGAGAATATAATGAGCTATATCAGCGTGAAAGTAAAGCGtttgtagcacacacacacacacacacacacacacacacacacacacacacacacacacacacacacacacacacacacacacacacacacacacacacacacacacacacacacacacacacacacacacacacacacacacacactttcacacatGAGCAAGCTTGAACTCACCTGAGCATTGCGTTAAGTGGGAAACCTgatctacatgtgtgtgtgtgtgtgtgtgtgtgtgtgtgtgtgtgtgtgtgtgtgtgtgtgtgtgtgtctccgtcCTTTTGTGTTGCGTCAAGCTATTTAACCTAATTTATTCCTgcatttttgtggtttttcttttcctttttttgttcccAGTTgtaattattttgattattttgatCATTATCTTGGTTTAGGTCCGTTTGTTGTGCTGCTTTCCAGATTTCAtgatttcattttttgttccttcttgcgcgcgcacacacacacacacacacacacacacacacacacacacacacacacacacacacacacacacacacacacacacacacacacacacacacacacacagagtaagaaAATTTATGATCAATGAGTACAgaaatctactctctctctctctctctctctctctctctctctctctctctctctctctctctctctctctctctgtgacaacTTACAAAAGTCAAAAATTGGTAAACTGTGTCAAGAATTTTACTTAGTCATCATCGAGcgattatgttgttgttgttgttgttgttgttgttgttgttgttgttgttgttgttgttgttgttgttgttgtttttattattattgttgttgtttaaagagaaactgtcattatttaaaaaaaaaagtgtcagcaTGATAATAAAATCCAGGTTGATGTTTAttagttttgttctttttttatcatttttggtTCCTTcacaaatggaggaaaaatgaagaaataaatgaatttgTGGAAAGTTTTGTCATTCCAACTATGAACATATGGAAaatgcattagagagagagagagagagagagagagagagagagagagagagagagagagagagagagagagagagagagagagagagagaaattaaccgtctttgttgctgttattggcGTTCTTGTtgatatagtggtggtggtgatggtggcggtggtggtggtgatggtggtagtggtgttgtcgtgatgatagtggtggtggtgatggtggtagtggtgttgtcgtggtgatggtggtggtgacggtggcggtggtggtgatgatggtggtagtggtgttgtcgtggtgatggtggtggtgacggtggcggtggtgatggtgattgtggtagtggtgttgtcgtgatgatagtggtggtggtgatggtggtagcggtgttgttgtggtgttagtggtggtggtgatggtggcggtggtggtggtgatggtggtagcggtgttgtcgtggtgttagtggtggtggtgacggtggcggtggtggtggtgatgatggtagtggtgttgtcgtggtgatggtggtggtgacagtggcggtggtggtggcgatattggtagtggtgttgtcttggtgatggtggtggtgacagtggcggtggttgtggtgatggtggtagtggtgttgtcgtggtgatggtggtggtgacggtggcggcGGATGCGTCGGTACTAAACTGCAAGAGATAATTGCCTTCCCGTTGGTCAAATgtttcacacctctctctctctctctctctctctctctctctctctctctctctctctctctctctctctctctctctctctctcttctcttattggCTGACTGTGTGTGGCCTCACTGACGcagtgcaacaacaacaacaacaacaacaacaacaacaacaacaacaacaacaacaacaacaacaacaacaacaataacaacaaccgcaacaacaacaaaaacaaaagcaacaagaacacctactattactactactactactactactactactactactactactactactactactactactactactactggtgctgctgctggtgctgttgctggtgctcctgctgctgctgacgatgatgatgctgatgctactactattactgataacaatgacgataataacaatacattttgaacagtacacacacacacacacacacacacacacacacacacacacacacacacacacacacacacacacacacacacacacacacacacacacacacacacacagtactgcaTCCTTATTTGCTTAtcatcattagagagagagagagagagagagagagagagagagagagagagagacctagctTATTATCATgagtgtgtgaaaaaaaaaataataaagtcgAATACGGGAGCCAATGTCAATTTTcaactttcacttttttttttaagtgaaataTTGAGCTGATAAATGTGTCTGGAATCTTTCTATTACCTTGTGGTGAAGGAAAGTGGAATGATTGAAGAATGCATTATTTCTACTTTGCCTTCAATATTTCTACTTTAGTTTttcagtcttcttcttcttcttcttcttcttcttcttcttgttgttgttgttgttgttgttgttgttgttgttgttgttgttgttgttgttgttgttgttgttgttgttctttttctccttcctccatacaacaatgataataataacaacaataacaataacaaaacttactactactactactactactactactactactactactactactactactactactactactactactactactactacaatatttaGGGatggaaacgagagaaaagtaACGTCATAATATTTTTGGTCATATTTTCCCAACAATTCTACATAACAATTTTTCTCACAATCATTTCCTAAGTTGTAATTAATGACATTCATAAATTTGTACTCAATGACTGTATCCACTTCCacctactccacctccacctccactctttCCGCCAacgcctccccctcctcctcctcctcctcctcctcccgcaccATGAACCACtgttactccttcattgtatccACTTCCACTatgaccaccacctccactataaccaccaccaccaccactaccactgccaacgtaaccacctcctccaccactgtaTCCACCAGCTCCACTataaccacctcctccaccattataaccacctgcaccaccaccatgccctccaccacctccaccgtaaccaccatcacctccactatgACCAcctaagaaaaaggaaatggatgaagaatctccacctcctccaccgtaACCTCCACCACTGtgccctccacttcctccactgtAGTCTCCACCGTAGCCTCCATCAccgcctcctccacttcctccactgtAGTCTCCACCGTAGCCTTCATtaccgcctcctccacctcctcttgcaTAACCTCCACTGATGTGACCTCCAGCTCCTCCACTGAAGCCtccaccagctcctcctccaccatagcCTCCAATATGtccacctgctccacctccCGGTCCTCCACTGTAgcctccaccatctccaccaccgtAGCCTCCTATACTGAAGCTTGAAGTGCTGAATCCACCGTCTCCACCGTAGCCTCCACCGCCGTAGTCTGCTCCTCCACCGTGGCCTCCTCCATGAGTTGCTCCACCGTGCACTGATCCACcatgccctcctcctccactatatcctcctcctgcactgtactctcctccttcacctccattatatcctcctccatctccactgtatcctcctcctccaccgtgtcctccacctcctccaccgtgTGTTTCGCCTTGTGGAGCTGCGAGTGCTTGCGtgatcaacaccaccacagccacataCATTAGGAGTCTCTGTGTGGAAGAAAACGTAAGGAGCGTCATTCAACAGAGAACGGGAAGCAATGTGGAAGGTGCAGtttaagaaaatggaaaatatagtAAGTAGAAGAAAGTAAACTGGTAATGAGTGGTAAAAGTAATACAACGAGACGTGTTTGggcaaagaaaatggatgggAAGAAAATGTTACGCGCGTCTTGATAaagtagaggaagggaagagcagaGAGACGAGGAGTGAATGAAAACGGAAACTATCATAcgcaagaagaagaatgataatgaggaatacaaagaaaacgaggacacAAAGTTCACTcagaggaaaatgggaaatcgaaactgacacacatcgataaacagaaaacgaaataagGATACGAGACTATAACAAAAcgtatgaggaaaggaaaatggatagattaaatgtggaaaagagagacaaaccaAAGAAAAACGCAAGACTGAAAAGAGTAACGTGAGAAAGTAgacagtaagaagaaaagaaatgttgaaatagaataagaaaattgattcactgatgaaagaagagacaaaaggaaaagaaatactaaTGAGAAGATGAACGTGAAACTGGAGAGAATaacgaaggaaagtaagaagaaacaaagaggtgagtgatgaaagaaaacaaggaaattgaGCCactaatgaaaggagagagagagagagagggagagagggagagagagagagaacaaaaaaagtgatgagtataaaggaaaaaaaaatagtggagtTTTGTTACTTAGTGCTTTTACTTTAATTACTTATTGGCATTGCTTCATTGTTGCTTGTGAGAAAGGAATGAGTGTTGACAGAGCTGCCTGTGTCTTGTGGGAATGAAGGCAGGAACATAgctgagggtgtgtgtgtgtgtgtgtgtgatgcaatagatgtagtaatagtagtgatagtagcatCATTGGAGGAATATAATTGAACTATCAGCATATAATCTAACCAGTCCTTTCACAGTCTATCTATTACCCACGTGCTTATCTGTCGAAGCAAGAAAAACTCATTATTCAGGTTAACATAGCCGGGAGAACCAAGAGCCTTTACACGTGGAAATGCACTGTTCTCCTGTCTCACCACGGTATCGTATGATGTTATGCTGTACTGCgttgatatatttttctatctatttatcttacaGTGTCAATGAATCTATTTTCTATCTCGAAAGTTGTCATTTTTACGTATCTGTATATCATTTAGGTTCTTCTTCATTGCGTCCAtatccagtgttttttttttttatctgtttatctatttatctgtgtgtctttctgattgcctatctatctatctgtctattttcaAACTCTTTCACATGTTGACAATACGAGTGATATGGGCGTAGTCTAGAAAGAAACTACTTTtacttccaaaaaaaaaaaaagatatatcaaCAGCTTCTCTCTTTGTCACTCCCTCTTTCATTATGTCAACTATCCTCTACctcatgtattctctctctctctctctctctctctctctctctctctctctctctctctctctctctctctctctctctctctctctctctctctctctctctctctctctctctctctctctcacctctccttgcTTACCATTATgccggcagtggtggtgacggtgacgcTGAGCTGTGTGACGGCAGCAAAACTAACGTTGAACTTTTATAGACATACCCACTGCCCCCTCCCAAATCaccatcccctcccccccctccccgaTGAAAGCCCTGGTGTCACGCACGTAAGGAAATGTGTGATATTTGTTCATAAAAAAATTCGGTTCAGTTCAGGTAAAAGTAAatgattaataaaagaaaatgtaaaaaaatgtcGTGCTGAAATATATTGCAGTTTGGGTGgagaaaagaatgtgtgtgtgtgtgtgtgtgtgtgtgtgtgtgtgtgtgtgtgtgtgtgtgtgtgtgtgtgtgtgtgtgtgtgtgtaagtggaatGTTGGTATAGAAAATTATTACAATGACAGTAAATaagtatttttactactactactactactactactactactactactactactactactactactaccactatcaccaccagtaacaataacagcacacacacacacacacacacacacacacacacacacacacacacacacacacacacacacacacacacacacacacacacacacacacacacacacacacacacacacacacacacacacacacacacacactgtcacaccTTTGTCACACCTGCGCGGCAATGTGGGTCACCTGCGTGCGTGACATCTGGCGTGGGGGAGGTGAGGCTGGGGGAGGGACGTGGGgaacaggagagggaaggagaagaaggctcGGGAAAGTGGAGATATCTTAAGAGCGCAAGGGGAAACGAGATTGAAGGAcaggtgagaaggagagaggagagaaggggaaagtgaggggaaggtgatatagtttacaaaggaggaggaagaaacaaagggaaaaagtaaaaggaaagggagggtaaaaaggaaggagataagaaatgATGGGAgtggaagataagagaagaatcTAAATGGGGAGTAAGAGGAATTGaaagggaaaacaggaagataggacggaagaaagtaagaaattatCTATACGTAaaatagaatagagagagagagagagagaaagaacgggaaagaaagaaggaaacaaaaaaatatggaagaaaagaagagaaattaaagaataaagataaaaacaaaaagaaaaagacagtagaaagaaaatggagaaaagcagaaagaaataATTGACTAGTAAATATTTAGATATCAAAACAACGAGGTCATATAGCGCCGGTAAGGGGAAGGCATTaggggaacaagaagaagaagaagaagaagaagaagaagaagaagaagaagaagaagaagaaaaagaaaaaaaaaagaaaaagaagaagaagaagaagaagaagaagaagaagcataaGAAGgttaaggggaaggggaaggggaaaggaggaagggggaaatgTCCGTGACGGGTTATGGTGTCACATTTGAGGGAGCTAGAGGGGAGTCACgcgccccctccccccattTCCTTCACCCACACTCCCTTGTTTCTGCCTCCTTGACGCAATTTGGTGGGTGtggtccaagagagagagagagagagagagagagagagagagagagaggtaatatgaCACATTTGAGAAAGTATTGGAAAAACAATATTCTCATTTCGTGTGAAGAATTTTCGGATTCAAATAAAAgttaaatggaagaaagaaaagacatttTAAactaaagacgaaaaaaaagtgaagtaagaaaaatatgataacgaTCAGCGTGAATGTTTAGATGATGtgcaggaaatgagaaaagcaaaagaaaaaagatcgaATTATAGGGAagaatcttttttattttcatttttgtgttttttagattaacagacagacagacacacacacacacacacacacacacacacacacacacacacacacacacacacacacacacacacacacacacacacacacacacacacacacacacacacacacacacacacacacacacacacacacacgtacacacacacacacacacacacacacacacacacacacacacacacacacacacacacacacacacacacacacacacacacacacacacacacacacacacacacacacacacacacacacacacacacacacacacacacacacacacacacacttcacattcTTCTAATTAattgagaaaataatataaggagaatgatagtgatgataatgataataataataataataataataataataataataataataataatgaaagcagTCAATATCACTTTCCTTTTTACATCTCGTTTCTTCTGCTACTTTCgctcagatgaaaaaaaaaagataataaaaacctCAACTCAGTAATAATTGCGATAAGGAAGCGAAAGGAAACAAGTTGAATCAGAAGAGATAAATGACAAATGAACAGCGATAAGTGAAGTCTGGAAAGTGTATTTGTAATTGATCACGTGTTTGGTAGTTAGATAATTGATGGGTTCACGGTACGCAGTTTGGGGTGAAGGGCTGGTGGTGATCGGGGAAGGAAGGGACTGGGCGTGGCGGGGGCTGATTGGGAATTGTCGATTGTGGATTGGAGGGAAGGTTTGGTTCATTTTGGGTTTCCTCTCTTGATTGTTCCATTACGTTGTTGCTTTGAATTCttctgtcttgtgtgtgtgtgtgtgttttaattctgtatatttatttatgtgctttatttgtatttacatatatatttattattattattatttttattattattattgattttttccttatttatttatgtgtgtgtgtg harbors:
- the LOC123509449 gene encoding glycine-rich cell wall structural protein-like; the protein is MVCRQCSDMVWVLYGALLAIPIATTTSTTVTTITTISTITTSVTAAIATAIAATISTTIQVETLMTDTSYTIAAMSAIAAAITTIAAAITTIAAVSTSIAAMSAIAETSLSHGSHDSQADHHKQAPLLTPSKVRHSLTSPTPDVTHAGDPHCRAGVTKLSVTVTTTAGIMRLLMYVAVVVLITQALAAPQGETHGGGGGGHGGGGGYSGDGGGYNGGEGGEYSAGGGYSGGGGHGGSVHGGATHGGGHGGGADYGGGGYGGDGGFSTSSFSIGGYGGGDGGGYSGGPGGGAGGHIGGYGGGGAGGGFSGGAGGHISGGYARGGGGGGNEGYGGDYSGGSGGGGDGGYGGDYSGGSGGHSGGGYGGGGGDSSSISFFLGGHSGGDGGYDEERNCHSNFREINIHNDLKVI